TTCGGCAGTAATGGGGAAATACATAAAATTGAAACCCAGACGTCGGATAACCGGCGCCAGTTCCCTGTGATTACTGATGATAAGGGGAATATTCACATTCAATTCCCCGGCCTGAAAACGGGAAAGAATATCAAACAAACAATGCGACAATTTGGAAACAAAAATGGCCATGTTCAGCTTTTTATCCGGGAAATAAATATGGAACTGCATGGAATACTTGGAAGCAATGAGAGTCTGAAAATATTCCCCTATTTTTCCGGCAGGAATGGCAAAATTGGCCAGTTCCCATTCAATGCGCATAAAGAATATTTTTTCCTGCTTTTCCACATGCTGTTCCAGAAAGATAATATTCCCGCTATTTTCGTTGATAAATTCAGTAACACTGGACACTATTCCTTTTTGATCCGGGCAATGCATCAAAAGTATGGCAGTATTCCTGGGTTCCGCAAGCTGATCGTTTATTAGTTTATTGGTTTTCACAATGTTCCCCGGATTTTTTATTATAAAGTTCCTTTGGTTGAAGGAAGGGAGAAGTTAAACACGTCACGTTTAACAGCAGCTTTGATAGCCCGGGCAAATGCCTTAAAAATCCCTTCAATCTTATGATGTTCGTTTGTCCCTTCCGCCCTGATATTCAGATTACAACGTGCCGCATCAGAGAATGACTTAAAGAAATGAAGAAACATTTCGGTAGGCATCTCTCCCACTTTCTCCCTGTGAAATTCGGTTTCCCAAACCAGCCAGCTTCTGCCGCCAAAATCAAGCAGTACCTGGGCCGAGCAATCGTCCATGGGCAGTGCAAAACCATAACGTTCAATGCCGCGCTTGCTGCCCAAGGCCTTATAAAAAGCCTCACCAAGGGCAATGGCCGTATCTTCAATAGTATGATGCTCATCCACTTCCAAATCACCTTTTACCTGAATTTTCAGGTCACAACCCGAATGACGGGCAATTTGCCCCAGCATGTGGTCGAAAAAACCAAGCCCGGTTGAAATTTCAGCCTTTCCGTTTCCATCGAGATTAAGCTCGATATGAATATCTGTTTCACTGGTTTTCCGGTCAATGGCAGCGGTTCTTTCACCGGAAACAAGAAACTCATATATTTTATTCCAGTTTTCTGCAATCAGGGCGCAATAATTTTCCAGTCCGCGGCTTTTTAAGTCAGCCAATTTTTCAATACTTCCCAACAAAATAGCCTTTGCCCCAATGTTTTTAGCCAGTTCGACATCGGTCAACCGGTCGCCAATTACAAAAGAAGCAGACAGGTCATAACTTCCGTTCATGTATGCAGGAAGCAGGCCTGTACGGGGCTTGCGTGTCGGTGCATTATCTTCAGGCCAGGAACGGTCAATCAATATATTATCAAAAACAATTCCTTCATTTTCCAAGGTTTTCAGCATTTTTCCCTGAACCCGCTTAAAACGTTCTTCGGGATAAGCAGCAGTTCCCAAGCCGTCCTGGTTGGAAACCATCACCAGCTCAAAATCCAGGTTTTTACGGATAAAATACATATTCCGCAAAACACCAGGCAAAAATTCCAATTCATCCAGCGTATTGACCTGGAAAGTAACCGGAGGTTCCACAATCAACGTACCATCCCTATCTATAAAAAGCGCTTTTTTCATTTAACTAATTTTTATATTCCGACAATGCTTTGACCAGCAACTCATTTTCTTCTTTGGACCCAACGGAAATACGCATGCAGCCTTCACAAAGATGAACGGAGGAACGGTTTCTTACAATTATCTTACTGTCAACCAAATATTTATACACATTTATCGGATCAATAACTTTAGCCAGAAAAAAATTGGCATCCGACGGGTATATTTTTTCAACAACCTTTAATTTACTCAGTTTTTCAATTAGTTCCTTCTTTTGCATTAGAATGAGTTTAACCCAATTTTCCTTTTCTTCCACACGGCGAAGCCCTTCAATAGCTTTCTGCTGGGTAAGATAATTTACATTATAAGGATATTTTATTTTATCGAAAACAGCAATGATATCTGGCTGGGCAAAAGCCATGCCCAGCCGTATGCCAGCCATAGCCCATGCTTTGGATAAAGTCTGGAAAATAATCAGATTGGGCAATTTATCTAAATATTTGACCAGGCTGCTTTGCGAAGAAAAATCGATATAAGCTTCATCAACAACCACCAGGCCTTTGAAATGCTCAATAATGCTCAGTAAATCAGACTCTTCAAAACTATTGGCAGTAGGATTATTGGGTGAGCAAAGAAAAATCAGCCTCGTATTTGCATCAACTGCATTTACCAGGGCCTTCATATCTATCTTAAAATCGGGAGTAAGGGAAACTTTCCTGAACTCAACATTGTTAATATGGGCAGCTACCGAATACATCCCGTAGGATGGGTCAAGGGAAACGATATTGTGCTGGCCGGGTTCGCAAAAGGCTCGGATAACCAAGTCAATAGCTTCATCGCTTCCGTTTCCGGTAAATACCTGCGAGGGTTTTATTTTTTTCTGCTGTGCAATCAGGCCCCTCAGCTCTTTTTGTAAGGGATCGGGATAACGGTTAAATGGATAATTATAAGGATTTTCGTTTGCATCCAGCAAAACGGCCGCATCTCCTGAATATTCGTTTCTTGCCGATGAATAGGGCTCCAAAGCCCTGATATTGTCGCGGGTTAATTTATCTATATCAAACATATCTTATTCTCCGATTATTTTCACCAATACTCTTTTCCGGCGTTTTCCGTCAAATTCGCCATAAAATATTTGTTCCCAGGGCCCGAAATCAAGCTTTCCTTGGCTGACAGCAACCACCACCTCGCGCCCCATGACGCTCCGCTTCAGGTGTGCATCGGCATTATCCTCAAAACCATTGTGTTTATACTGGGAATAAGGTTTTTCAGGAGCCAGCTTTTCA
The sequence above is a segment of the Bacteroidota bacterium genome. Coding sequences within it:
- the purU gene encoding formyltetrahydrofolate deformylase, with the protein product MKTNKLINDQLAEPRNTAILLMHCPDQKGIVSSVTEFINENSGNIIFLEQHVEKQEKIFFMRIEWELANFAIPAGKIGEYFQTLIASKYSMQFHIYFPDKKLNMAIFVSKLSHCLFDILSRFQAGELNVNIPLIISNHRELAPVIRRLGFNFMYFPITAENKLDQERAELKLMRESNIDFVVLARYMQVLSDSFIREYPNKIINIHHSFLPAFPGAKPYHSAYLRGVKIIGATSHYVTTELDAGPIIEQDVTRVSHKDSVDTFIRKGRDLEKIVLSR
- the hisB gene encoding bifunctional histidinol-phosphatase/imidazoleglycerol-phosphate dehydratase HisB translates to MKKALFIDRDGTLIVEPPVTFQVNTLDELEFLPGVLRNMYFIRKNLDFELVMVSNQDGLGTAAYPEERFKRVQGKMLKTLENEGIVFDNILIDRSWPEDNAPTRKPRTGLLPAYMNGSYDLSASFVIGDRLTDVELAKNIGAKAILLGSIEKLADLKSRGLENYCALIAENWNKIYEFLVSGERTAAIDRKTSETDIHIELNLDGNGKAEISTGLGFFDHMLGQIARHSGCDLKIQVKGDLEVDEHHTIEDTAIALGEAFYKALGSKRGIERYGFALPMDDCSAQVLLDFGGRSWLVWETEFHREKVGEMPTEMFLHFFKSFSDAARCNLNIRAEGTNEHHKIEGIFKAFARAIKAAVKRDVFNFSLPSTKGTL
- the hisC gene encoding histidinol-phosphate transaminase, producing the protein MFDIDKLTRDNIRALEPYSSARNEYSGDAAVLLDANENPYNYPFNRYPDPLQKELRGLIAQQKKIKPSQVFTGNGSDEAIDLVIRAFCEPGQHNIVSLDPSYGMYSVAAHINNVEFRKVSLTPDFKIDMKALVNAVDANTRLIFLCSPNNPTANSFEESDLLSIIEHFKGLVVVDEAYIDFSSQSSLVKYLDKLPNLIIFQTLSKAWAMAGIRLGMAFAQPDIIAVFDKIKYPYNVNYLTQQKAIEGLRRVEEKENWVKLILMQKKELIEKLSKLKVVEKIYPSDANFFLAKVIDPINVYKYLVDSKIIVRNRSSVHLCEGCMRISVGSKEENELLVKALSEYKN
- a CDS encoding secondary thiamine-phosphate synthase enzyme YjbQ, giving the protein MKSYRKELWFELPTRRGYVNITPQVEQCLAESGISEGLLLCNAMHITASVFINDDESGLHHDFEVWLEKLAPEKPYSQYKHNGFEDNADAHLKRSVMGREVVVAVSQGKLDFGPWEQIFYGEFDGKRRKRVLVKIIGE